From one Halosimplex rubrum genomic stretch:
- a CDS encoding HVO_2901 family zinc finger protein → MTNVCRNCKRTFSTELELELHRDTCSQGDLFCDECGERFAERTATEDGWHYRCPSDDCDGEGMGEDIHNVSDVRIEKSV, encoded by the coding sequence ATGACCAACGTCTGCCGTAACTGCAAACGCACGTTCAGTACGGAACTCGAGCTCGAACTCCACCGTGACACGTGCTCGCAGGGGGATCTCTTCTGCGACGAGTGCGGCGAGCGGTTCGCGGAGCGGACGGCCACGGAGGACGGCTGGCACTATCGATGCCCCAGCGACGACTGCGACGGCGAGGGGATGGGCGAGGACATCCACAACGTCAGCGACGTACGCATCGAGAAGTCGGTCTGA
- a CDS encoding aminopeptidase: MVEDGNASGDASDEGRGGDRTAGTESDPDYVDGVDGAGLVDASPDSLTLTPRQHERLKTHLHGDRLNDIQYSDRRYLVVGRGGDDGPGQRRRRVRDLLDDRREATAFMLEDFGLSGDEIDLWAPAFEILCEQATHVVGVLEDYGGGHVWELGYLYHEQSRVRDVLWLLKRAYESDERRRERYDNGMAAAHLAALERAADERVVHWRGASDLDRAVGEIP, from the coding sequence ATGGTCGAAGACGGGAACGCGTCGGGGGACGCCAGCGACGAGGGACGAGGGGGCGACCGAACAGCGGGAACGGAGAGCGATCCGGACTACGTCGACGGCGTCGACGGCGCGGGACTCGTCGACGCGAGTCCGGATTCGCTGACGCTCACCCCACGGCAGCACGAGCGGCTGAAGACGCACCTCCACGGCGACCGGCTCAACGACATCCAGTACAGCGACCGCCGATATCTGGTCGTCGGCCGCGGCGGCGACGACGGTCCCGGCCAGCGCCGCCGCCGGGTTCGGGACCTGCTCGACGACCGCCGCGAGGCGACGGCGTTCATGCTGGAGGACTTCGGGCTCTCCGGCGACGAGATCGATCTGTGGGCGCCCGCCTTCGAGATCCTCTGCGAGCAGGCGACCCACGTCGTCGGCGTCCTCGAAGACTACGGCGGCGGCCACGTCTGGGAGCTCGGGTATCTCTATCACGAACAGAGCCGTGTTCGAGACGTGCTGTGGCTGCTGAAACGCGCCTACGAGAGCGACGAACGACGGCGCGAGCGCTACGACAACGGGATGGCCGCCGCCCACCTCGCGGCACTCGAACGCGCCGCGGACGAGCGCGTCGTCCACTGGCGCGGTGCGTCCGACCTCGACCGGGCGGTCGGCGAGATCCCCTGA
- a CDS encoding helix-turn-helix domain-containing protein encodes MRPDTAEPRGDEASEGFDSWLALQRVTDSTRANIVADVVGHPKGAPSVDELDYTNPSLEADTIRNHLKVLADAGVVEELTVPAGQRTRGYPYKFYRVTDEARELFDRNGLFPAEAWQRQYDRVEKTTEIKELEAMPRPEA; translated from the coding sequence ATGCGACCCGACACGGCCGAACCCAGGGGGGACGAGGCGAGCGAGGGGTTCGATTCCTGGCTCGCGCTCCAGCGGGTCACCGACTCGACGCGGGCGAACATCGTCGCGGACGTGGTCGGCCACCCGAAGGGCGCGCCCAGTGTCGACGAACTCGACTACACGAATCCGAGCCTCGAAGCGGACACCATCCGCAACCATCTGAAGGTGCTCGCCGACGCGGGCGTCGTCGAGGAGCTGACGGTCCCGGCGGGCCAGCGCACGCGGGGCTACCCCTACAAGTTCTACCGGGTGACCGACGAGGCCCGGGAGCTGTTCGACCGCAACGGCCTGTTCCCCGCCGAGGCGTGGCAGCGACAGTACGACCGCGTCGAGAAGACCACCGAGATCAAGGAACTCGAAGCGATGCCCCGTCCCGAGGCGTGA
- a CDS encoding PH domain-containing protein, producing MTDPRDDADGADPSPDDAAPPADGTAHPAEGAAGAESGDDARVGADRSPSDDAPGAAEAPAPESDTDDRPVAESVETPGEPRTLDPTVRIEWIVGPLVGALLTALVAGFITWAVAAEYLPYDRLPSAVAVGAGLFVLFAVYGAVRAVFLYRSWRYVVRDESLYLTRGVLTTVQTVVPYVRVQHIDTRRSAFERVLGLSTLVVYTAGSRGADVTIPGLTPDTADDLQSRLERLAIASEDEDAV from the coding sequence ATGACAGATCCCCGCGACGACGCCGACGGGGCGGATCCGTCCCCGGACGACGCCGCGCCGCCCGCCGACGGCACCGCCCATCCCGCCGAGGGCGCCGCCGGCGCGGAGTCGGGCGACGACGCCCGGGTCGGCGCCGACCGGTCGCCGTCGGACGACGCTCCGGGGGCCGCCGAGGCCCCGGCGCCCGAGTCCGACACCGACGACCGTCCGGTCGCCGAGTCCGTCGAGACCCCCGGCGAACCGCGGACGCTCGACCCGACGGTCCGCATCGAGTGGATCGTCGGCCCGCTCGTCGGCGCCCTCCTGACGGCGCTGGTCGCCGGGTTCATCACCTGGGCGGTCGCCGCCGAGTACCTCCCCTACGACCGGCTGCCGAGCGCGGTCGCCGTCGGCGCCGGCCTGTTCGTCCTGTTCGCGGTGTACGGCGCTGTCCGGGCCGTCTTCCTCTATCGGTCGTGGCGCTACGTCGTCCGCGACGAGTCGCTGTATCTCACCCGCGGGGTCCTCACCACGGTTCAGACCGTGGTCCCGTACGTGCGCGTCCAGCACATCGACACGCGCCGGTCGGCCTTCGAGCGCGTGCTCGGCCTCTCGACGCTGGTCGTCTACACCGCCGGCTCCAGAGGCGCCGACGTGACGATCCCCGGACTCACGCCCGACACGGCCGATGACCTCCAGTCCCGGCTCGAACGGCTCGCGATCGCCTCCGAGGACGAAGACGCCGTATGA
- a CDS encoding ABC transporter permease: protein MSDPRLTVAKRDLASLSREKTIVLALLIQLFVAAFSSFLVVGLTSLYSPGSVSAGEVVVGVAGEHDDALVRAANDQRGLRAIVYPNPGAARDAYHDGNVHATLLAGDSGDRIDVTVIAPTESIETTLIVDQVRTLLESLERTERIARSDSLDRSTVPLPDDVDASPYFGFTYTVLVPLLLFLPPFISGSVAVDALTEEIERGTLELLRVAPLSLVDIVDGKALAMILIAPVQAAMWIGLLGFNGIAVANVPQLLLVVTAMTTLVVTLGLSLGVLTAKRRQAQLLYSVLVIFGFGALTAASGNSFVAERLFALEHPATTVAKLAVDSSTAVTTVHVAAYAVAAAVLFVGARRLVARTDPEGL, encoded by the coding sequence TTGTCGGACCCGCGACTCACCGTCGCCAAGCGGGACCTGGCGTCGCTCAGCCGCGAGAAGACGATCGTCCTCGCGCTGTTGATCCAGCTGTTCGTCGCGGCGTTCTCGTCGTTCCTCGTCGTCGGGCTCACCTCGCTGTACAGTCCGGGGTCGGTCTCGGCCGGCGAGGTAGTCGTCGGCGTCGCCGGCGAGCACGACGACGCGCTGGTCCGGGCGGCCAACGACCAGCGGGGCCTCCGCGCGATCGTCTACCCGAACCCCGGGGCCGCCCGTGACGCCTACCACGACGGGAACGTCCACGCCACGCTGTTGGCCGGCGATTCGGGCGACCGGATCGACGTGACGGTGATCGCGCCGACCGAGAGCATCGAGACGACGCTGATCGTCGACCAGGTGCGCACGCTCCTCGAGTCGCTCGAGCGCACCGAGCGGATCGCCCGCTCGGACTCCCTGGACCGCTCGACGGTCCCGCTCCCCGACGACGTCGACGCCAGCCCCTACTTCGGGTTCACCTACACGGTGCTCGTCCCGCTGCTCCTCTTTCTCCCCCCGTTCATCAGCGGCTCGGTCGCCGTCGACGCGCTGACCGAGGAGATCGAACGCGGGACGCTGGAACTCCTGCGGGTCGCGCCCCTGTCGCTGGTCGACATCGTCGACGGGAAGGCCCTGGCGATGATCCTCATCGCGCCCGTCCAGGCGGCGATGTGGATCGGCCTGCTGGGATTCAACGGCATCGCCGTCGCGAACGTCCCGCAGTTGCTACTGGTCGTCACCGCGATGACGACGCTCGTCGTCACGCTCGGGCTCTCGCTGGGCGTGCTCACGGCCAAACGCCGGCAGGCCCAGCTGCTGTACTCCGTCCTCGTGATCTTCGGCTTCGGTGCGCTGACGGCCGCGTCCGGGAACTCCTTCGTCGCCGAACGCCTATTCGCGCTCGAACACCCGGCGACGACGGTCGCGAAACTCGCCGTCGACAGCTCCACCGCGGTGACGACCGTCCACGTCGCCGCCTACGCCGTCGCCGCGGCCGTCCTGTTCGTCGGCGCCCGTCGACTCGTCGCGCGGACCGACCCCGAAGGGCTCTGA
- a CDS encoding ABC transporter ATP-binding protein, with protein MPAIETEDLTKRYGDVAALSSLSLSVPEGELFGLLGPNGSGKTTTIEILTGQLDPTAGSASVLGHDPVGDPLAVREAVGILPEREDPPSFLTPREYLQFVGDVRDLTGVEDRIDEWADRLGFVDTLDTISTDLSEGERQRVMLAQTFIHEPDLVFIDEPLVNLDPIMQAEVKDHMRDYCERGNTLFLSTHFLEVAEELCTSVGIVRDGDLVAERDPRDLDPDEQLLDYFRREVEPGAGGAGAESGAVAGPAATSAGADGREP; from the coding sequence ATGCCTGCTATCGAGACCGAGGACCTGACGAAGCGGTACGGCGACGTGGCGGCGCTGTCGTCGCTCTCACTGTCCGTCCCGGAGGGTGAGCTGTTCGGCCTGCTCGGCCCCAACGGCTCCGGGAAGACGACGACCATCGAGATACTCACCGGCCAGCTCGACCCGACGGCCGGCAGCGCGAGCGTGCTGGGCCACGACCCGGTGGGCGACCCGCTCGCGGTCCGCGAAGCGGTCGGGATCCTCCCGGAGCGCGAGGACCCGCCGAGCTTCCTCACGCCGCGGGAGTACCTCCAGTTCGTCGGCGACGTGCGCGACCTGACGGGGGTCGAGGACCGCATCGACGAGTGGGCCGACCGGCTGGGCTTCGTCGACACGCTCGACACCATCTCGACCGATCTGTCGGAGGGCGAGCGCCAGCGCGTGATGCTCGCCCAGACGTTCATCCACGAGCCCGACCTCGTGTTCATCGACGAGCCGCTGGTCAACCTCGACCCGATCATGCAGGCGGAGGTCAAAGACCACATGCGCGACTACTGCGAGCGGGGTAACACCCTCTTCCTCTCGACGCACTTCCTGGAGGTCGCCGAGGAGCTGTGTACCTCGGTGGGGATCGTCCGCGACGGCGACCTCGTCGCCGAGCGCGACCCCCGCGACCTCGACCCCGACGAGCAACTGCTCGACTACTTCCGACGCGAGGTCGAACCCGGGGCGGGCGGGGCGGGAGCCGAGAGCGGTGCCGTTGCCGGACCCGCGGCGACTTCGGCCGGGGCCGACGGGCGCGAACCATGA
- a CDS encoding aldo/keto reductase, translated as MEYTTLGSTGVEVSRICLGCMSFGSSDWREWVLDEEEGIELVERARDLGINFFDTANMYSLGESERVLGTALEGHREESVVATKGFFQMDDDDPNSGGLSRKAIEQALDDSLERLGMDTVDLYQIHRWDYDTPIEETLRALDDAVRREKVRYIGASSMWTRQFADALHASDRLGLERFQTMQNHYNLLYREEEREMLPYCEQEDVGVIPWSPLARGYLTRPHEEYDATTRGETDDYAREHPYFEGGGREINERCAELADEYGATMAQIGLAWLLDKDWVDAPIVGTTSVEHLEQAVEALNISLSDSDAEYLEEPYEPVRVSGHE; from the coding sequence ATGGAGTACACGACACTCGGATCGACCGGCGTCGAGGTCAGTCGCATCTGTCTCGGTTGCATGAGCTTCGGCTCGTCGGACTGGCGCGAGTGGGTCCTCGACGAGGAGGAGGGTATCGAACTCGTTGAGCGGGCCCGCGATCTCGGTATCAACTTCTTCGACACCGCGAACATGTACTCGCTCGGCGAGTCCGAACGCGTCCTCGGGACGGCGCTGGAGGGCCACCGCGAGGAGAGCGTCGTCGCGACGAAGGGCTTCTTCCAGATGGACGACGACGACCCCAACTCGGGCGGGCTCTCGCGGAAGGCCATCGAGCAGGCGCTCGACGACTCCCTGGAGCGGCTGGGCATGGACACCGTCGATCTGTACCAGATCCACCGCTGGGACTACGACACGCCCATCGAGGAGACGCTTCGCGCGCTCGACGACGCGGTCCGCCGGGAGAAGGTCCGGTACATCGGCGCGTCGTCGATGTGGACCCGCCAGTTCGCCGACGCGCTGCACGCCAGCGACCGACTGGGCCTCGAACGGTTCCAGACGATGCAGAACCACTACAACCTCCTCTACCGCGAGGAGGAGCGGGAGATGCTCCCGTACTGTGAGCAGGAAGACGTGGGGGTCATCCCCTGGTCGCCGCTGGCGCGGGGCTATCTCACCCGTCCGCACGAGGAGTACGACGCGACGACCCGGGGCGAGACCGACGACTACGCCCGGGAACACCCCTACTTCGAGGGCGGGGGGCGGGAGATCAACGAGCGCTGTGCGGAGCTGGCCGACGAGTACGGCGCGACGATGGCCCAGATCGGCCTGGCGTGGCTGCTCGACAAGGACTGGGTCGACGCGCCCATCGTGGGGACGACGAGCGTCGAACACCTCGAACAGGCCGTCGAGGCGCTGAACATCTCGCTGTCCGATTCGGACGCGGAGTACCTCGAAGAGCCCTACGAGCCGGTTCGCGTCTCGGGCCACGAGTGA
- a CDS encoding ABC transporter permease encodes MSGPPPAGGDDRSGGESGTGSDASAAQRFARWLRTRVENVARIARWEVTKNAGGVDRRTVVIALLAVLGLGAMAPVAVSQGVALDQGIYRVGVVEEDPLYDPAYLDPTFRVQDPSESAVEAGYQEVMVVGPQVREYANSTKGRAAVAELRSTVKRYNDGIMDLEDNQSAAFPVVVNLTYVDRESTRVAVSQTRTIPIQTDEDEAGSGDGSAGGGDGGGSDDGNGTGSGTGSDGSADGSSSDESGDGSSDGGDGSGDVTRPGEGSNVAGSSIGARLTGGSATGAPSDITPPFPFRSLVLAFVFVLPLNFVIQAYGSTILSERINRRGELLLVAPVSRGDIIVGKTLPYFAAALGVATGITLVLQVGLGLGGSVVSVLAVVPLAMLFLAATFLGAMFARSFKELTFVTVTITVSLTSYAFVPAIFTDVTPIALISPLTLVVRDLQGQAIGLGQFVFSTLPPTLTALVCFGLGAGLYREEDMFTQRPIPYKVLDALAGPIERRRSVALVTAVLLPFVLVAELIVAAFAYPLWQAEIPVGIIVVVMLIGLAVVEELAKSLHVYAGYAHSLFDDRLRTALVVGFFSGLGFFLAEKLTLIVRLADLQTLPVGQTLVGEQAAVGIGVPLPILLVALLLAPLALHVVTASISALGARRGRRSYAVALVVAVAVHVAYNLTVVSSLVG; translated from the coding sequence GTGAGCGGCCCGCCGCCGGCCGGCGGCGACGACCGCTCCGGCGGGGAGTCGGGGACGGGAAGCGACGCGTCCGCCGCCCAGCGGTTCGCCCGCTGGCTCCGCACGCGCGTCGAGAACGTCGCCCGGATCGCCCGCTGGGAGGTGACGAAAAACGCCGGCGGCGTCGACCGGCGGACGGTCGTCATCGCGCTGCTGGCGGTCCTCGGACTCGGCGCGATGGCGCCCGTCGCGGTGAGCCAGGGCGTCGCGCTCGACCAGGGGATCTACCGGGTCGGCGTCGTGGAGGAGGACCCCCTCTACGACCCCGCGTACCTCGACCCTACCTTCCGGGTGCAGGACCCGAGCGAGTCGGCGGTCGAAGCGGGCTACCAGGAGGTCATGGTCGTCGGACCACAGGTCCGCGAGTACGCCAACTCGACGAAGGGGCGGGCCGCGGTCGCGGAGCTGCGGTCGACGGTCAAGCGGTACAACGACGGGATCATGGACCTGGAGGACAACCAGTCGGCGGCGTTCCCGGTCGTGGTGAACCTGACCTACGTCGACCGCGAGTCGACGCGGGTCGCGGTCTCGCAGACGCGGACGATCCCTATTCAGACCGACGAGGACGAAGCCGGAAGCGGCGACGGCTCCGCCGGCGGCGGGGACGGCGGCGGGTCGGACGACGGCAATGGAACCGGTTCCGGGACCGGGAGCGACGGGAGCGCGGACGGGAGTTCAAGCGACGAGTCCGGCGACGGTTCGAGCGACGGCGGTGACGGGTCCGGAGACGTGACCAGACCGGGCGAGGGGTCCAACGTCGCCGGGTCGAGCATCGGCGCGCGGCTGACCGGCGGGAGCGCCACCGGTGCCCCGTCGGACATCACGCCCCCGTTCCCGTTCCGGTCGCTCGTGCTCGCGTTCGTGTTCGTCCTGCCGCTGAACTTCGTCATCCAGGCCTACGGCTCGACGATCCTCAGCGAGCGGATCAACCGCCGGGGCGAACTCCTGCTGGTCGCGCCCGTCTCGCGCGGGGACATCATCGTCGGGAAGACGCTGCCGTACTTCGCGGCCGCCCTCGGCGTCGCGACGGGGATCACGCTCGTCCTCCAGGTCGGCCTCGGCCTCGGCGGGTCGGTCGTCTCCGTCCTCGCCGTCGTCCCCCTGGCGATGCTGTTCCTCGCCGCGACCTTCCTCGGCGCGATGTTCGCGCGGTCGTTCAAGGAGCTGACCTTCGTCACGGTGACGATCACCGTCTCGCTCACCTCCTACGCGTTCGTCCCGGCGATCTTCACGGACGTGACGCCGATCGCACTCATCTCGCCGCTGACGCTCGTCGTCAGGGACCTCCAGGGCCAGGCGATCGGGCTCGGGCAGTTCGTCTTCTCGACGCTGCCGCCGACGCTGACGGCGCTGGTCTGTTTCGGTCTCGGTGCCGGCCTCTACCGCGAGGAGGACATGTTCACCCAGCGGCCGATCCCCTACAAGGTGCTCGACGCGCTGGCGGGACCGATCGAGCGCCGACGGAGCGTCGCGCTCGTGACGGCCGTCCTGTTGCCGTTCGTCCTCGTCGCCGAGCTGATCGTCGCCGCGTTCGCGTACCCGCTGTGGCAGGCGGAGATTCCGGTCGGGATCATCGTCGTCGTGATGCTGATCGGCCTGGCCGTCGTCGAGGAACTCGCCAAGAGCCTCCACGTCTACGCCGGCTACGCCCACTCGCTGTTCGACGACCGGCTGCGGACGGCGCTGGTCGTCGGCTTCTTCAGCGGCCTGGGCTTTTTCCTCGCCGAGAAGCTCACGCTGATCGTCCGCCTCGCGGACCTGCAGACGCTCCCCGTGGGTCAGACCCTCGTGGGCGAGCAGGCGGCCGTCGGGATCGGCGTCCCGCTCCCGATACTGCTGGTCGCGCTGTTGCTGGCGCCGCTGGCGCTGCACGTCGTCACGGCGTCGATATCGGCGCTGGGCGCCAGGCGCGGCCGGCGCTCGTACGCGGTCGCGCTGGTGGTCGCGGTCGCGGTTCACGTCGCCTACAACCTCACGGTGGTGAGTAGCCTTGTCGGGTGA
- a CDS encoding SRPBCC family protein produces the protein MASLPRIERTPDGRRLVVDRVVGADADTVWRTLTDTEQWPEWGPSVTAVRSRHRYVEPGARGEVQVAGGPWIPFEVETCGNYRWTWRVAEIPATGHAVTPLGEDRSRVAFEIPLLAGGYAVVCHRALDRIASIAENDELSTE, from the coding sequence ATGGCTTCGCTGCCGCGGATCGAGCGGACGCCGGACGGTCGGCGCCTCGTCGTAGACCGCGTCGTCGGCGCCGACGCCGACACCGTCTGGCGGACCCTGACCGACACGGAGCAGTGGCCCGAGTGGGGTCCGAGCGTCACCGCCGTCCGCTCGCGACACCGATACGTCGAACCCGGAGCGCGAGGTGAGGTGCAGGTCGCGGGCGGTCCGTGGATCCCCTTCGAGGTCGAGACCTGCGGGAACTACCGCTGGACGTGGCGCGTGGCGGAGATCCCGGCGACCGGCCACGCGGTCACGCCGCTGGGCGAGGACCGCTCGCGGGTCGCCTTCGAGATCCCGCTGCTCGCGGGCGGGTACGCCGTCGTCTGCCATCGAGCGCTCGACCGGATCGCGTCGATCGCCGAGAACGACGAGCTATCGACGGAATAG
- a CDS encoding ABC transporter ATP-binding protein, translating to MITARDLRKEYGGFVAVEGSTFTVEEGEVFGIIGPNGAGKTTTLKMLAGLVEPTDGEVSVAGFDAGETEMRRRLGFLPEESPLYEEMTPVSYLHFFADLYDVPEGVADRRIHDTLERLELDHRDRPLGDMSKGMKRKVAIARSLINDPDVLIYDEPGSGLDPLTTNYIIDFTRELGEQGKTIVFSAHNLYHVESICDRVAIMNEGRIVAKGDLDELQAEYGRTEYHVYTTVEVPESARENGYHRRTVESMDAVDETREAAQAAGGEVVDIRTEESSLEEVFLNVAESDPEAERTSGPRA from the coding sequence ATGATCACGGCCCGCGACCTGCGAAAGGAGTACGGCGGCTTCGTCGCGGTGGAAGGGAGCACGTTCACGGTCGAGGAGGGCGAGGTCTTCGGCATCATCGGCCCGAACGGGGCCGGCAAGACGACGACGCTGAAGATGCTCGCCGGCCTCGTCGAACCGACCGACGGCGAGGTCTCGGTCGCCGGCTTCGACGCCGGCGAGACGGAGATGCGCCGACGGCTGGGCTTCCTCCCGGAGGAGTCGCCGCTGTACGAGGAGATGACGCCCGTCTCCTACCTGCACTTCTTCGCGGACCTCTACGACGTGCCCGAGGGCGTCGCGGACCGGCGCATCCACGACACGCTCGAACGGCTCGAACTCGACCACCGCGACCGCCCCCTGGGCGACATGTCCAAGGGGATGAAACGGAAGGTCGCCATCGCGCGGTCGCTCATCAACGACCCGGACGTGCTGATCTACGACGAACCCGGCAGCGGGCTGGACCCGCTGACCACGAACTACATCATCGACTTCACGCGGGAACTCGGCGAGCAGGGCAAGACCATCGTCTTCAGCGCCCACAACCTCTACCACGTCGAGAGCATCTGCGACCGCGTCGCCATCATGAACGAGGGCCGCATCGTCGCCAAAGGGGATCTGGACGAACTCCAGGCCGAGTACGGCCGGACGGAGTACCACGTCTACACGACCGTCGAGGTGCCCGAGAGCGCGCGCGAGAACGGCTATCATCGGCGTACCGTCGAGAGCATGGACGCGGTCGACGAGACGCGCGAGGCGGCCCAGGCCGCGGGCGGCGAGGTCGTCGACATCCGGACCGAGGAGTCCAGCCTGGAAGAGGTGTTCCTCAACGTCGCCGAGTCCGACCCCGAGGCCGAGCGGACCTCGGGGCCGCGAGCGTGA
- a CDS encoding PH domain-containing protein, translating to MSDDDPSTDGSPIEDPPTGDGPPADGPPADGPPADDPRTDGTERETVGAAAAEESEAAGPSPAAPRIEGPQQLNVLTVPYQIAQQGISIVIAIFVFGGGGVSALFGSGQSLLAIGAIVAIVLGIVAFVGYFVARYRRFEYELTADTFDIRSGVLSRRTREIPLRRIQNVDISQNVVQRALGIAEVGLETAGGGGTEAQLRYVTVDDAEALQSEISRLSRVAKAEDGETTATDEERFETVFSITERELGVLALISVDLRIASFLFFGASIFAPSAASMAQPDSWWEYGFGLDSLVGAFLGPLAALGAIAALALVSGVLNAARYYGFRLDRGEEELRYERGLLQKFRGTIPLSKVQTLTLEENVLARALGYAALTIETAGYTPTGGESNGSQSAIPVAERDRVVSLARSLEAFEDDHLERPPKRARLRYGFRYAIGLAILVALLYGGTVLSTFQLYWYVPLAAVPLVPVAAHYKWKNRGYALGEEHVVTRNGFWVRRQKVVPYHRVQTVFSSQTVFQRRRDLATVTVDTAGSQSITGQDAKAVDIDAETAERLREEVSDELYGALARRRQGRERSGPTGVDVSDTARPGSPGGETGSPGD from the coding sequence ATGAGCGACGACGACCCCTCGACCGACGGCTCACCGATCGAGGACCCTCCGACCGGCGACGGCCCACCAGCGGACGGCCCACCAGCGGACGGCCCACCAGCGGACGATCCCCGGACCGACGGCACGGAGCGCGAGACGGTCGGCGCGGCCGCCGCCGAGGAGAGCGAGGCGGCCGGCCCCTCGCCGGCGGCGCCGCGGATCGAGGGGCCACAGCAACTGAACGTGCTGACGGTCCCCTACCAGATCGCCCAGCAGGGGATCAGCATCGTCATCGCGATCTTCGTGTTCGGCGGGGGCGGCGTGTCGGCGCTGTTCGGCTCGGGGCAGAGCCTGCTGGCGATCGGCGCGATCGTCGCGATCGTCCTCGGCATCGTGGCGTTCGTCGGCTACTTCGTCGCCCGCTACCGTCGCTTCGAGTACGAGCTCACCGCGGACACGTTCGACATCAGGTCGGGCGTGCTCTCGCGGCGCACGCGGGAGATCCCGCTGCGTCGCATCCAGAACGTCGACATCAGCCAGAACGTCGTCCAGCGCGCCCTCGGGATCGCCGAGGTCGGTCTGGAGACGGCCGGCGGCGGCGGGACGGAGGCCCAGCTCCGGTACGTCACCGTCGACGACGCCGAGGCGCTCCAGTCGGAGATAAGCCGCCTGAGCCGCGTCGCGAAGGCCGAAGACGGCGAGACGACCGCGACCGACGAGGAGCGCTTCGAGACGGTGTTCTCGATCACCGAGCGCGAACTCGGGGTCCTCGCGCTGATCTCCGTTGACCTCCGGATCGCCTCGTTCCTCTTCTTCGGCGCGTCGATCTTCGCGCCGTCGGCCGCCTCGATGGCCCAGCCGGACAGCTGGTGGGAGTACGGCTTCGGTTTGGACAGCCTGGTCGGCGCGTTCCTGGGGCCGCTGGCCGCGCTGGGTGCCATCGCGGCGCTCGCGCTCGTCTCGGGCGTGCTCAACGCCGCCCGCTACTACGGGTTCCGCCTCGACCGCGGGGAAGAGGAACTGCGCTACGAGCGCGGGCTCCTCCAGAAGTTCCGCGGGACGATCCCCCTCTCGAAGGTCCAGACGCTCACCCTTGAGGAGAACGTCCTCGCGCGGGCGCTGGGCTACGCCGCGCTGACTATCGAGACGGCCGGGTACACGCCGACGGGCGGGGAGTCGAACGGGTCCCAGTCGGCGATCCCGGTCGCCGAGCGCGACCGGGTCGTCTCGCTGGCCCGGTCGCTGGAGGCGTTCGAGGACGACCACCTCGAACGGCCGCCGAAACGGGCGCGCCTGCGCTACGGCTTCCGCTACGCCATCGGCCTGGCGATCCTCGTCGCGCTGCTGTACGGCGGGACGGTCCTCTCGACCTTCCAACTGTACTGGTACGTCCCGCTGGCCGCCGTACCGCTCGTCCCCGTCGCCGCCCACTACAAGTGGAAAAATCGCGGCTACGCGCTCGGCGAGGAACACGTCGTCACCCGCAACGGGTTCTGGGTCCGCCGGCAGAAGGTCGTCCCCTACCACCGCGTCCAGACAGTCTTCAGCTCCCAGACGGTCTTCCAGCGCCGGCGCGACCTGGCGACGGTCACCGTCGACACCGCCGGCTCCCAGAGCATCACCGGTCAGGACGCCAAAGCCGTCGACATCGACGCCGAGACCGCCGAGCGGCTCCGCGAGGAAGTCTCCGACGAACTCTACGGGGCGCTCGCCCGTCGGCGCCAGGGGCGCGAGCGCTCGGGTCCCACCGGCGTCGACGTCTCCGACACCGCCCGACCGGGATCACCCGGCGGCGAGACCGGCTCTCCCGGCGACTGA